The Heterodontus francisci isolate sHetFra1 chromosome 12, sHetFra1.hap1, whole genome shotgun sequence genome includes the window GCTAAATGTGGAAAATGCGATTTTAATTGTCATTGAAAGAATCGACAGAGAACAGCTTTGCGTGGAACGCTTGACCTGTCCCATTTCTATAGTGCTAGCGGTAGAAAATCCTATGGAAATGTTTCCTATTGAAGTGGAGATACGAGATGTAAATGATAATTCACCGACTTTTCCGACAAGTAGATTGACATTGCAGATCGCAGAGTGGGTTGCACCGGGAACGTGCTTTGCGCTAGAGAGCGCGTATGACCCGGACGTGGGAACGAACACTGTCAGCAGTTACCAAATCAGTTCGAATGAGCACTTCGACCTCAAAATGAAGACAATCAACGATGGTAGCAAAGTAGCAGAATTGTTGTTGAAAAAACATTTGGACCGCGAACGACAATCGTCCTTTGAACTGATATTGACGGCTGTTGATGGTGGGATCCCGCACAGATCTGGCACAGCTCAGGTTATCATTACTATAGCAGACGTTAATGATAACGCGCCAGTATTCGATCTTGCAATATACAAGACTAGTGTGTTAGAAACCGCACCTAAAGATGCATTCGTTATTAAAATACACGCaactgatttagatgaaggaacaaaCGCTGAGTTTAAATATTCCTTCAGTAATTACGCTTCACTAAGAGAGCGCGAGTTGTTCAGTTTGAACGCGGAAACAGGAGATATCAGAGTTAAAGGTTTACTGGATTTTGAAGCCGCCGACGTGTATGAGCTTGAGGTACAAGCTGTGGACAACGCACCAAATGTTGGACAAGCCAAAGTTTTGGTTAGAATAGTTGACGTGAATGATAACACTCCCGAAATAAAGCTGAACTCAGTAATCAAAATAATAGCGGAGGATGCGGCACCAGGCACCGTGATCGCTGTATTCGGTGTGACAGATCGAGATGCTGGGGAGAACGGGCACGTTCGATGTCATATTCCAATCAACGTACCGTTCAAACTTCAAACCACTTTAAGGAATCACTACAAGTTGGTAACCACAGATATGCTAGACCGTGAAACAGTTTCTCTGTACAACATATCCATTTCAGCATGGGATGCTGGATCTCCCGCACTTTCGGCAAACAAAACAATCGTCGTTTTTGTCTCGGATATAAATGACAACGCTCCGCGGTTTATGCAGTCCTCATACACAGTGTATCTGTTGGAGAACAATACTCCGGGTGCATCTATTTTTTCTGTTACCGCTCTGGATCCTGATTTGGACCAGAACGGAGATGTCTCCTATTCTATTCTGGAGAATCGGATGCACGACATGCCTGCATCTGCGTATTTCACTATTAACTCGAAAAATGGGAGCCTTTATGCGCTTCGCTCCTTTGACTATGAGCAATTGAATAAATACCAGATCAAAGTTCAAGCTCAGGATGCTGGATTCCCACCGCTAAGCACTAATGCTGTGGTGAACGTTATTATCTTGGATCAAAATGACAATGCTCCACTTATTATTTCACCACGAACGTGGAACAGATCCGCACAAGTGGAGATTATGCCCCAGTCAATATATCCAGGATGCTTAGTCGCCAAGGTCGTGGCTAATGACGCAGATTCCGGTCAGAACGCACGACTTTCCTACGAACTGATTGAGACCGCTGAACGGAATCTTGTCACTGTAGGCCTTTACTCCGGGGAGATCAGAACAACCCCAAGATTTACGGAGAAAGACACCACTACAAAAAGAGTGGTTGTCTTGGTGAAGGACAATGGACAACCGAGCCTGTCAAGCACGGTCACAATCCTTTTTATGATGCAGGCGAATGTTACAGAAACATCGTCTGAACGTCGGGACCACTCCAAACACAATCAACAAGTCTCAGATCTAGATATGTATTTAATAATAATTTTTGGATCAACAAGCGTCATATTTCTTGTCACCATTATCTTTCTGGTTATCCTGATGTGTAAAAACGTTGGAAATAACACGCGTTACCCCAGCTCTACAATGTATTGCTGTTGCACGCAGAGGAACTCCAATGCTGTTTTTAATCGCAGACCTGCACAAAACGAATCTTTAAATTACTATGGCACAGGTCAGACGCTCCCTATTTCTGAAACTCATCGTTGCACGCTTCGCTTATCGCCGGAATCATCGAAGAGTGATTTTCTGTTCCTAAAGACCTGCCATCCTATGTTACCTGTTCGTGACATCACTGTTAGTGACATCAATATGAAGAAGTAATTTAGACAGGAAATTTATTTTGCTAGTTATAGATGAAATACTTATGTACTTCCCTAGGCAACTGTTACATTACGCAGTAAAAATCAATAGATGTTAATAGGGTATGTTAatgatcacctcattccatgacaatatgaaaggcacaattcagcatagcggcgcctcatcagacccctttcctatcctgagtgtcgtgaaacagggctgtgttctcgcacccacactgtttgggattttcttctctctgctgctctcacatgcgttcaagtcttcagaagaaggaattttccgccacacaagatcagggggcaggttgttcaaccttgcccatctaagagtgaagaccaaagtacaggaagtcctcatcagggaactcctctttgctgacgatgctgctttaacatctcacactgcagagtgtttgcagagactcatcgacaggtttgcggctgcctgcaacgaatttggccgaaccatcagcctcaagaaaacgaacatcatgggacaggacgtcagaaatgctccatccatcaatatcggcgaccacgctctggaagtggttcaacagttcacctacctaggctcaactatcaccagtaacctgtcgctcgatgcagaaatcaacaagcacatgggaaaggcttccactgctatgtccagactggccaagagagtgtgggaaaatggtgcactgacacggaacacaaaagtccgagtgtatcaagcctgtatcctaagTACCTTATTGGTAACAATTATAATTTATTTACGCATAAAAAAACTTTACATATACCTTTATAAATTATAGTATTTTAGCAGCAGTTTACAAAGAAGAATTAGAAATCATGTTACCATTATAACAGTCTTAAATGTCCTTTGGGTAGGTCATTTTACATGGCCCGTTCCTTGTTTGATGTACTTATACAGACTTGCACTTGCCTACATTGGTGTCCCAGATGGCCCTACTGCACTGCAAATAACCTACACCTCCTAGGCTATACCTCAGAAGCCGGAACTAATGAAAAGTCCGTCTAAACATGTATCTTCCACACCTCCAATTCTATCCAATCATGAATCCCACAAGGTATACCAGCATATGTATTGGGCTTCCCTGACTTGCTTCTTAGCGTTAGAACAAACTTTTTTTTCTGTTTCCATGGTAATGGCAGAATCCAGTTCTCATTATAATTAGAATCTAGTTTTTAACATGCTTCAACCTAATTCCAACAGTTACTCTATCTCAGACAAAATTAGTATAAATCTGCTGAATAtaaatcctttgctgaattcaaattcCTCCCAATCCCCAGGTTTACTATTTTATTGGCAACCATATAAGCCTCTTCCATTATtccaatactatctttaacttctttttaGAGCCACAGTAGGACCACATTTCTTTAATGATTTGCTGCAAATCATGAATACGtcctttaaatgtttgtcattgcttaACCATCAATTCTGTTAAGCTAGCTTCCCAGTTTACCTTACCAACTCGTCACTCATACTTATGtggtttgctttgtttagattgaAGAGCCTACTTTCTGACTTAACTAAATCGCTTTCAAAcgcaatgtaaaattctatcatattatgatattTTTTCCCTAGATGCTCCTTTACTACAAGATTATGAATGAGCGGTCTCATATTGTAcagtattagatctaaaatagcctattccctGTTGGCTCCTCGacattagaaaaactcaaggtaatcaggcagagccaaaaatgattttgtgaaagggaaatcatgtttaaccgattcattggagttctttgaagaagtaacatgtgctgtggataaaggggaactgatggatgcactTAGAGttccagcaggcatttgataaggtgccacatcaaaggttattgcggaaaataaaatacCATGGTACAGAGGgtgacattttggcatggatagaaaattggctagctaacaagaaacagagagtaggcataaatgagtcattttctggttggcaagttgaaACAAGTGGTgagccacatggatcagtgctggggcctcaacattttacagtttATGTGAAGGAAACAAAGACATGGTTGCTAAATGTGTTGATGacgcaaaggtaggtaggaaagtaagttgtgaagaggacataatgaggcttcaaagggttatagataggaTACGTGAGTGgaaaaagatctggaaaatggtgtTTAAATCGAGAAAATGAAAGTatccatttttgcaggaagaatgaGAAAGAGGCATAttatccaaatagtgagagattgagatCTGGGTCTCGTAGTGTATGAAGCACAAAgggttagtatgcagctacagcaagtaattaggaaagctaataaaatgttatcatttattgcgacagaaattgaatacaaaagtagggaggttatgcttcagcaatacagagcattggtgagaccacatctagagtattgtgtacagtattggtctccttatttaaggaaggatgtaaatgcgttggaaggttTACCAATAATGGGTGGGTTgccttacaaggaaaggttgggcaggctaagcttgaatccactggagtttagaagtgtaaaaggcgacttgatagaaacatataagattctgagggatcttgacagggtggacgtggaaaggattattccccttgtgggagaatctagaactgtttaaaaataaggattcacacatttaagacagcgatgaggagaatgttatttttctctcagagagtctttggaactctgttcctcaaaaggcagtggaagcagggtctttgaatattttaaggcaaaagtagatagattcttaataagcaagcggtgagaagttattgggggtaggcaggaatgtggagttgaagttgcaatcagatcagctatgatcttattgaatggagcagcaggcttgagggtccgcctggcctactcctgcttctaatttgtatgtttgtatgttcatatgttcgacgtactgatctagaaaaccatcttgtattCATTGCATTAATTTGTCCTCCAAACTATTCGACTGATATTTGCCCaggctatatgaagattaaattctcCCATGATTCCTGCATTATGCTTGatgcatgcacctctaatttcctcatATATACTCATCCGGACATTGCAAACTACAATCCAAGAAGCTCAGCAGCACCCGGGAGGAAGAAACCTACTGGATCAGCACGCCATTCACAACCTTAGagattcattccctccactacaGGTGCACTGTGGATGCAGGcaaaccatctacaagttgcactgcagcaattctcCGTGGTTTCTTCGAAAGTGCCTCCCAAACACCAAACTGTACCTgcgagaaggaaaagggcagcatgtgcaagggaacaccaccacttgcattcCGTTGTGGAAATAAATTGttctttcattgtcgctgggtcaaagtccaggaactccctccctaacagcattaatGGAGAGCCTTCACAGCAcgcactgcagcagttcgagaaagcAGGTCAATGCCACTTTTTCAAGGACAATAACTAATAGACAATAAATTACAGACTTaccgagatgcccacatcccataatgcAGACAATACTGCAACTAACTTCCTAGCCAACCATTCATAAAGAAGTAGCACAACTTTCTTGTAATTTTACTCCGTTCCTCTAAAGATAAAGCGAGGGGACTAATGCAGTTGCTTCTAATCGAATTGCATGCCACTCAAAGATTATGTTGCATTTACATCTTGGTTTCTAGTATCTTtatggtttttttattcattcatgggatgtgggcgtcgctggccaggccagcatttattgcccatccctaattgcccttgagaaggtggtggtgagctgccttcttgaaccgctacagtccatttgtggtaggtacacccacagtgctgttaggaagggagttccaggaatttgacccagtatagtgaagcaacggcaatatagttccaagtcaggatagtgtgtgacttggaggggaacttgcaggaggtggtgttcccatgcattttctgcccttgtccttctagttggtagaggtcgcgggtttggaaggtgctgtctaaggagccttggtgcattgctgcagtgcatcttttagatggtacacactgctgccactgtgcgtcagtgatggagggagtgaatgtttgtagatggggtgccaatcaagctttgtcctggatgttgtcgagcttcttgagtgttgatcttgctgcacccatccaggcaggtggagagtattccattacactcctaacttgtgccttgtagatggtggacaggctttggggagtcactcgcctcaggattcctagcctctgacctgctcttgtagccacggtatttctatggctactccagttccgtttctggtcgatggtagcccctaggatgttgatagtgggggattaagcgatggtaatgccgtttaaggtcaaggggagatggttagattctctcttgttggagatggtcattgcctggcacttgtgtggcgcgaatgtgacttgccacttatcagcccaagcctggatattttccaggacttgctgcatttctacaaggactgcttcagtatctgaggagtcacgaatggtgctgaacattgtgcaatcatcagcgagcatccccacttctgaccttctgattgaaagaaggtcattgatgcaacagttgaagatggttgtgcctaggacactatccgaaggaactcctgcagtgatgtcctggagctcagatgattgacctccaacaaccacaaccaccttcctttgctctaggtatgactccagtcagtggcggcttttccccctgattcccattgacctcagttttgctagggctccttgatgccatactcagacaaatgctgtgttgatgtcaagggcagtcactctcacctcacctcttgagttcagctcttttgtccatgtttgaaccaaggctgcaatgaggttaggagctgagtggccctagtggaacccaaactgagcatcaatgagctggTTATTGCGAAGcatgtgccacttgatggcactgttaatgacaccttccagcactttatggatgattgagagcagactgatggggcagtaattggccaggttggacttgccctgctctttgtgtacagaacatacctgggcaattttccacattgcagggtagatgccagtgttgtatttgtactggaacagcttggctaggggcccggcAAGTTGTGGAGAacaggtctgcagtactattgcaggaatattgtcaaggaccatagcttttgctgtatccagtgacttcagtcgtttcttgatatcatgcagagtgaatcgaattggctgaagtctggcatctgtgatgctggggacttcagaaggaggcctagatggttcatcaactcggcacttctggctgaagattgttgcaaatacttcagccttatctttcgcactgatgtgctgggctcccccatcattgagtatggggatattcgtggagccacctcctccatttagttgctTAATGGTCCAGCACCATTTttggctagatgtggcaggactgcagagcatggatctgattcgttggttatgggatccttaactctgtctattacatgctgcttacacagtttggcacgcagatagtcctgtgttgtagcttgaccagactgacacctcattttgaggtatgcctggtactgctcctggcatgccctcctgcactcttcattgaaccagggttggtctcctggcgtgatggtaacggtagagtgggggatatgcctggccatgaggttacagattgtggttgagtgcaattctgctgctgctgaaggcccacagcacctcatggatgcccagttttgcattgctagatctgttcaaaatctatcccatttggtacggtggttgtgccacacatcacaatggagggtatcctcaatgtgaaggcgggacttcgtctccacaaggactgtgcggtggtcactcctaccaatactgtcatggacagaagcatctgcggcaggcagattggtgagggcgaggtcaagtatgttttcccctcttgttgcttccctcacgacctgctgcatacccagtctagccgaTATGTCCTTTaggggactcggccagctcggtcagtagtggtgctaccgagccactcttggtgatggacattgaagtcccccacccagagtacattttgcaccctCGCCACCCtgggtgcttcctccaagtgttgttcaacatggaggagtactgactcatcagctgagggagggggtagatggtaatcagcaggaggtttccttgtctatgtttgatttaatgccatgagacttcatgaactCCAGAGTAGATGTTGAGGTCACCCAGGGCaagtccctccctactgtataccactgtgtcaccacgtctggtgggtctgtcctgtcggtgggacaggacatacccagggatggtgatggcagtatctggaatattgtctgtcaggtatgattccgtgagtatgactatgtcaggctgttgcttgattagtctgtgtgaATAGCTTTCAGACGTTTTGTTAAAGTTCTTTCCTTTCAAACTGTCATGTGTAATATGGATGAAAAATTGAATCCCGGGGGATCACGTTCTCCGAATTTACGGATGTTGGCATGTTGTTCATGTAGACACGttaaaaagtgggggggggggagggggggaactgtTGTGGTGGCATATTGAGGTGGCAATCGTGACAGCAAAATAACACGCTACCTAACCTACAATTAATTTTACTCAGAATTCAACTGAGGAAGCGTTAAATAAAATTATGCCAAATATCTTACAAAGGATTGAAAAACGTTTAAGGCTGCTGCAAAATCTCATCAATGATAAAAGGAGAACTGAATATGCATCGATAGAATTAACTCACAGGAGGGCAATTGAAAAATGAGGACATCCCAGATCCCAAGCCACTGACGTGTCAAAATATATGAACACCAATGAATCACATTTCTCTTTTCTGGTTCATCGAACGAGTTCCACGTGGAAAAATACAAAGCAAAATCAAAATCCCTTAGAGACGGAACTCGCTTTATAGAATTGTTTACCATTGATGCGTAAAAAAGAGAAAGTTTTCTAACTTCAAACAAAGCAAACAACCCCTGTTCAACAATAAAAGCTACTGATATGATTTATAATGGACAGAAGTTACAGACAGGGTCTGGTACAGGTAAAGAACCGCCACAGTTTCTCTATCGCACTGTTGCTAATATGGAAAGTTATAATCTGGAAATCTTAAGTGTACGACTCCATTTTAGAAAATTCGTTTCAAATAACATGTATTGCAACCCCCATCAACAACTTCTGTTATATTGAATGTAATTATGTTTTACTTTCCTCTAAATAGCAATAGTTAAGGAAATATATCTTTCCCATTCTCTAGGATTTTGTTTGTTGAACTGATGCATGCCTttccttttagttttatgttgtctcttatttCTTTATTTGCCCATGGCAAGTAGAGGTCTAGCGCCTTATGGGTGTAAGCTGGTTCTGTATCACACTAAATTATTTTTGAACACCTCTCGCTGATTTGTTGTTTTACACATTACCAGGTTTGACCCTTTTAGTTTGGACAGTATCCGTCTCATCcgtttgaagtcagccttacctaaatctggaATCGTAGTCGCCATTTTACATTTATTTCTTTCAAACACTGCATTGAActccatcatattatgatcactattcgaTAAGTGTTCATTCACCGTTAGGCTGTTAATTAAATCTGCTCTATTACTCATGACGGAATCTAATATGGCATGCCCTCATTGGTGCTAGATCACATTGCTGCAGAAAACTCTCcgggacacactcaagaaattcattaTCTTTCTGACGTGTGCTATTCTGCTCAACACaacctatatgaaagttaaaatcccccactaaAAACATTCTGCCTTTGCTACATACTTGCCTAATCTCTGTAATTAAGGTCCTGTATGCGCTGCCTgaaagcgtggtggaggcaggttcaattgaagcattcaaaagggaattagacagttatatgaaaatgaagaatgtgcagggttacggggcgaaggcaggggaatggaagtgAGAGAGTTGATCTTTCAGACAGCCGGTgcgaacatgatgggccgaatggcctccttctgcgctgtaacgattctgtgagtcTATTACTAGGGCTATTACTCACCCTCTAATATTTTTCCAATTTTCCTATAGACCTTATAACCTGGCATATTTACTTCCCATTACTGAccgccttgcagccatgtctctgtaa containing:
- the LOC137376074 gene encoding protocadherin alpha-C2-like, with product MNARTSNVCGTKSRAMVNTLIGGMYFIWLLLVSDVVSGQIRYSIPEEQEIGAFVGNIAEDLRISVQELSARRFQLLSDDGKQYFELNVENAILIVIERIDREQLCVERLTCPISIVLAVENPMEMFPIEVEIRDVNDNSPTFPTSRLTLQIAEWVAPGTCFALESAYDPDVGTNTVSSYQISSNEHFDLKMKTINDGSKVAELLLKKHLDRERQSSFELILTAVDGGIPHRSGTAQVIITIADVNDNAPVFDLAIYKTSVLETAPKDAFVIKIHATDLDEGTNAEFKYSFSNYASLRERELFSLNAETGDIRVKGLLDFEAADVYELEVQAVDNAPNVGQAKVLVRIVDVNDNTPEIKLNSVIKIIAEDAAPGTVIAVFGVTDRDAGENGHVRCHIPINVPFKLQTTLRNHYKLVTTDMLDRETVSLYNISISAWDAGSPALSANKTIVVFVSDINDNAPRFMQSSYTVYLLENNTPGASIFSVTALDPDLDQNGDVSYSILENRMHDMPASAYFTINSKNGSLYALRSFDYEQLNKYQIKVQAQDAGFPPLSTNAVVNVIILDQNDNAPLIISPRTWNRSAQVEIMPQSIYPGCLVAKVVANDADSGQNARLSYELIETAERNLVTVGLYSGEIRTTPRFTEKDTTTKRVVVLVKDNGQPSLSSTVTILFMMQANVTETSSERRDHSKHNQQVSDLDMYLIIIFGSTSVIFLVTIIFLVILMCKNVGNNTRYPSSTMYCCCTQRNSNAVFNRRPAQNESLNYYGTGQTLPISETHRCTLRLSPESSKSDFLFLKTCHPMLPVRDITVSDINMKK